gaagaaagaggaattgaaatagttagtggattattaacagaagcttatgaaatgtttatgatgtaattgattattagtttctatataaaccggtagtgaatttgagtcaggtaccattcactgcggtggtggtccaactctgagttgttaataaaaccagcaaacctagagacccggactctgccaattttctttaacacccATGCCCACCTTGCTGTGCAGGCAGGTGGTTGGGGTCACAGCTTGGCGTACAGAACCCCCACACCAGGGGATCAGCATCTCACTGGTCCTACATCTCTGCTTGCCCAGGTGCCATCTCTGCTGTTTATTGCCTCTTGGGTCCCAAGGGCGTCAGCTCCCAGAGCAACACCAGCTTTGCGGCAACCTGCATGTGCAGCACAGGATGCACCAGGTCCCAGGGCTGTGTTGGGGTTCCCTGTATGGTACCGGCTGTGATGCCACAACGCAACTGTGAACCACACTGAACTCCTGGCTGGTCCTCAAAGTCCTGCTTCTGTCCCCGTTCCTGCCCAAGGGGCCTTTGCCTTCGACTTGTGTGGGATCTGCCATTGTAGTATCCATCTCTGGCAGCATTCCATGGTGCAGCTGCGATAAGGAGTGATTCCAGTACACACACTCCAGAATTGGTTTTCAAACCTTCAGCGAGTAGAGGAAGGAATTTTATGATTACCACTtgattttactatttttttggCTCCAAGTGCTCAAAGAAAAGTGCAACAGTAACCACATTCACATGGGCAATGCCTCTAAAGGACTTCCAGACTGTTGTGTGCCATTCCAAAAGGCTGGTGAGCCAGCAACCTGGGAATCAAACCTACATCAGTGAGCTATTCTGTTTAATTGCTATCGAAATCACTGGCAGGCAAAAATCATGGGAGCTTTTTGTTCAGTACAGCAGTTCCTGTGTGCCGAagggcagccagggctggaggcagagctCACCCATGAAAATGAGCTCTCAAGGAGATCATGCAGAGATCAGACCATACAGACTCATCCACCTTCAAGCAATCTGCAGACTCAGGTGTGCTAATACCAACCCTGTTGCTTGGCAATGTGTTCATCTTTAAAGCAGCTTTAAGTGGAGTTGGGAGCAGGTATTTTCCCTCTTGTAcaggcagggagctgagcaGTTGCACAATTAAATGATTTGCCCAGGACCTGGAGGCTGTACCAGAGACTTGAACCCACATCTTCCCAGGCCCACAAAAACATCCTTCTCCCAAGCCTGCTTCTGCCTCTCCTAGCCAGTAGACCAGCCCTGCTAAAATCACACTGAAGTAATTCCTTGATGTAGAAGGAGCTGTTCAAGACAGCAAACTGTTGGAGCACTCAAGGAGGACTCGCATTAAGACAGTGTTTGGTTACCTCTCATCAAGGAATGAAATTCAACCTCATCCTACCCGAGCTCATGAAGGAGCCATCAGCTGCACAGTGGCTCCCCAGAGCAACTAAGACACCTCATGCGTGGACTGTACAGCACCATAGCTCTTCTTTCCAGCTCCTCCACAACCCCACATGCAACCACTTAACCCAGCACACCAGCCATAGGACTCTCACAGCCCGGCCATGCACAGGTTTGCTGGTGGCTCAGGGGAGCCTTGGCCATGTCAcaacctctctctctcctctggcaTTTCCCTTTCAGCCCTTCCGCTTCTCCATACACCCATTTCTGCTGGCTTATGTCTCAGAGCTGTGTTGTCCTCAGCCTAGCAAATGGCTGGTGCTGGGCTGAATGGGAAGTGTTACCTCCCTCTGGCTACAAGAGATGTGAAGTACCATAAGAAAGAGGTGACTGAAGGAAATAGGACAAAGGGCACAGAAAACCTGAGTGGTGTGGGGGGCATGGACTGTTTTCTGTCCCTTCTAATCCAGGAAACTTCATCAAAGGGAATTAGTAGggtacaggaagaaaataagccAAGGATAGAGAACTTTCCAGCCTCTCATTAAACCATGCAACTCCCTGCTGCAGGATCACAAATGATGGAAGTTGACAGACATTCAAGGTACAAATGGATTATTTCGTGAACAAGAAATCCATTCAGGGCTACTACGTACAGGTACCACTTTCAGCTCAGGAAGCTCCTAAGCAATAGTGCTTTGGAGGCTGGGAGAGCATTTGGGGCAAGCAGCATCctggttttgccctttctttATGCTTTTCTCCAGACCTTGCTCTTGGCCTTGTCAGAAATGGGATGCTGGGCTAGCTGGGCCTTTGGAATAATATGGTATGGTCACTCTTGTGTCCATATGACTACCTAGTCCCTCAAAATCCCAAGAGCCCCATTTCAAATATAGGATTTCCATAAACAGAGAACCTATGCAGCTGTTCCTAGTCAAAATCcactctcctgctgctgcctcctcacaTGCTGGTCCTGCCTAGCACAGCTGTCCTTCCCCACACTGGTCCCATATCTGATAAAACATGTGAAGAGCCTCTTCAGGAGTCAGAGCGAAGGCCCATTAGTACAGCACTGTCTTCCCAGCTTCATCCAGGGAAGAACACAAAGCCTTTGCAGCAATAATCCATCAGATCAGGGTCTTTCCGAGGCAGAGGTGATGTCTTTGTGTTGAACAGCTCTTGACAAATTCTCTTCTGCAAACTCATCCCATTGCTTTACAAGCCCATGAGCACATTGAGCAGTCACTTTCCTGCAGCAAGAAGATCCACTCCTGATTGCCCACTCTGTGCAATGGATCTTGCAGCCACTTCAGGGAAGGAGATACAGTCACCATCTTCCAGCACAGCTATCCTGAAGCCCATACAGTTATCTGCTGCCTGCCCCAAACTCATGTGTGTCCCAGGCCAGCCTTCCACAAAAAGATGGAAAGGAAGCTGCCTAGCACTCAGTAGGTAATCATTGCCCAAAGATTTCATTTGCAGGCTCCTGCCAGTCTCTGGTTGCTCAAAGAGCTTCTCCCCAAGGATTCAGCCTGGCTGACCTTCCAAGACAGGTACTGcactgagcagcacagctgcagcccAACCTGAttaaaacaagaggaaaatacCAGTGCTAATTGCAATCCTTGTGGTTCATTGTCTCTTAGAACAGGTGGTAAAGTCACCCAAACGAAGGCAAGATGAGGCAAGGATTTTCAGCCAAGGGGAGATTGTTTCTCGCTGCTTTTTCAATAGCGAACACATAGCTTTGTCCCTCCTGCCAAAAAGCCTGGCACTAAAAATGCTGAAATCTTTTTGCGACTGAGTGGCAGCAAGCTGTAATTTACTGCATTCCTGCTTCTTTTACACTCAGGAGTTGCTtcacttctgagaagaaagagcTGTCATTTTTCAGCCCCATGTAGCCCCTCATTCCAGCCATCACATTTCCACATTATGCTAGACAAATTAATTCATTCCCCTCTTCCTATCTGCTCCCAAGCCAGTCTATTCCCAGGAACTGAGAGTCATCCTTTCACAGCAACATCAttatcaattttctttttaaagccatGTAATGGGCATGCtcctttcagaatttttctgctgttgcacCCACCTTCCTTAAATTGATTCAGAGACCTGTCTGTCTGCTGGCTTTTCACAAACACCTTCCCCAAGCCTCTGACCGATGGTACATCACAGATTTCCAGCCCACCCCTTGCAGCACCTGGCTGGCTGCTAACAAATGCTCTGCCTGGCTTTAGGATGCAGCCAGGTCCCTGGGCAAGTTGAGCTGTATTGTCTCTCCTCCTGTGGTGTACTTGGCCACCGGCCCGTTGCCTTCCATGGTGAAGAGCTTGCAAGTCTTCGCATTCTCATGAACCGGTGTGGACTTTTTCGAGGAGATGGGGGAATTTGTGGGGCTCAGCTGAACAGCGGTGGTGTCTTGCACCGTGTGCTCACTAGTTTCAATTTCAAAGGCTGTGTTGCCAGGTTTGATGAGCCCAATGTTGGAACCTGGTTTGGATTTCCTGGCCCCATGAGCTGGGGGCCTCCGGCTGCAGATGCAGCAGGCACCGAAGAACGTGAAGGCCACCACCAACAAGATGGGTCCAATGATGATGGGAGGGTTGTTCATGGGGAGAAAGGTCCCAAAGGCAAATGCCCCCACTAAAGTGATGTTGATTCCTGCTAGCATGATGCAAAGTCCACAagcacagcagagagcaggggaggggaggccCTGAGGTCGTGTCTTTTTCTGGATGGGTTTCTGGGACGAAGAGGCGCTGCTCTTTTCACTGAGCATGTTGAGGTGAGTCTCAGAGGTCACTTAGTCCTCACAGGGTGTACTCTGTGTTGAGAAGGCTAGCTCTGGTCTCCTGCTGCCTTAAAATCCCtggagaggaacagaaaagcatGCAACTGTTAGAGCAATGAACCAAAGGCACCTTTCCATCACCATTCAAGGTGACCAGCATCTTCTCCAGGTTTGCTGGTACCAACAACTAAGTACAAATCTAAGCCTGCTTTCAAGTCTGGGCTCTCCCTCTCCTTGGTGGTCATGTGCAGTCAGTCTCAGGCTGGAGCACTGAGCCCAGTGTGCTTAATGCCCTTTGCCATCCAGATGAATGACGCCCAAGTGGATCCAAGCATGTGATGCCCCAGAGCCTATGTTTGGCTCTGTCTAGAGTCTGATCCACAGTACAGCATTGCAGCAATGTGGCTGCACAGACCGACCCACATCATGAGCTCAGATGTTTCTCACATGGGCTTGAGACCAGCTTCAGAACAGTCAGATGCTCAGTGAGACAAACTCTATCCACAGATATTGAATGACTTGCCATCAGTCACAGAATTCTGTAATAAAATGGAGCAAGTGTGGGTGTTGTGCCTGCTGGACCATGCTTTCTGCCATGCATCACACCACGTTCGATGTGATCACAGGAGATCCCACAGAAGGGGGCAGGGAAGCTTGTTTGCCtcagcaactgtaaaaccaaacttGTACAAGGTTCATGTTCAAGCAACACCAGCTCCTGAAAGGAGGTTCATGGAAACTGAGATGATGAAGCTAGAAAAGAGCCTGTGTGGGGATCTACCTAGGACCTAAGGCAGGAACATATAGCCCTGACTGGGAGGAGATTATTGGATGTGATAAGAGTTGGCTTTGTGTTCACTGTAGGTTGCTGGGAAGCCAAATTGCCAGAAGCCAAATTGCCAGCAGTTTGCTGGTGATGCTTTTGATtttgcaggcaggagagcaTTTCTCTTCCCAGCCTGATTGCAAACAATAGTGGTCTGCTCTCTCCTAGTCCCCTGCCTGGCTCGCTagcttcttccctcctctgctgtCATATCACTTTCAGAAGGGTTGCTGGGGGAAAACCAACACTGCACAAGTTTCTACCACAAGAGCCAAGAATCACTGTTGTGCTATTAACGCTCTGCAgccactaaattaaaaaaaaatccaaaccatcACCCACCACCCTGAAACATGCCAGTGGGATCAGCCGGGCATTTTCAACATGTTTCCCAGGTTATAAAATTTTCCCACACCTCCAGCTGAGGCAAAGCTCTCTGCTGCTCTATCCGTTGTCATATCTCATTTCCTTGGCTTGGGCTTTTGTTAAGACCTGAATGTAGTGCAGCAGTGAACTTTCAGTGAAGTTCCTATTCAGTGAGATATCAGCTGGAGCTGACAGGGACAGGCACGTGGAAGGATTAAATCCCTTCCTCGCCTGGGGATGCCTGACTGGAGAGGAGTCTCTCTGCAGGCAAAGATTTTTCAAACTCAGAGCGTGCGAGATAAGAAGGAGCGTTTTCTCCATTAGCCAGGCTAACATCTACGCACATTTCTCCAGCAGTGTCCTTTTGTTCTGCCTGGGAACCCTGGCACGCTGATGTGAGCTGGAGCCCTGATTCTGCCTCATTCACCAGCCCCGGACAAGCAGCAAGACATCTTCTGGTTAACGACATGCAcaggacacacacacatgcacaggacacacacacacacacacatactgtTCTCACCCCAGCTCTTACAGATGCCAGTCTGAATCTTTGGTGCACAGAGGCTGCAGAAAGCCCAGCGTGGCTCTTCCCCTGACCTGCCCTACATCTTCCTGCTGCAAAGTGCTTGGCAGGGAACTGCACGGCTCCTTGTGGTTAAATCATGTCACAGATTCACTCCATCAGGTTTCTCCCCCCCAACTCCTCAGCACTCACCTGCTTCCACCCTGCAAGAATCTCCTCTCCTGGGAGAGCCGGGCAGCTATCACAGCTGCTGGGCTCTAGCAGGACACACAAACAAGGCGGCTGCCTCTGCTTCTAGGTAAAGCAGAGACCAGAGGTCAGGCTCCCACTGAGATTTTCAAGAAGAGCTTCAACCTGTTGCCCATCACATCTGCCAGTGGTCACCTGTAGTCACCCCAAAGAGACCATGCTGGTTTCTGGCTGCTTTCAAGGCTGCAGCGATGACACCCAGCACAGTCCCTGGTAACTCACTTTCTCTGCCTGGCAATACCTGTTAATCGCTACAGCTCTGTGAGCACAGGGGTTAAACAGGCAAAATCCTCACTGACATCCCCAGGTTGTAacaggggaggaaggggacaaGAGGGCTTGTTCAGGCACCATTGGCAATGACGTATAAGGGCAGCACATCCATTCAAGGGCAGCTCACCCCAGAAGGTAAAAGAGAACAACGAATCCACTCTGGAAGGACAGATGACATGAGAGAATGATCCAGCTGGGCTCAGGGTGGGTACAGTCACCATCAACTTCCTGGGCATTCATGGTTGCTTCCCAGAAGCAGAGGGGACCAGATCTGCAGTACAGAAATAGGGATGTGGCACATAACGACGGAAACCTCTCACCCTGCAACTTGAGTGGAGGAGGCACCAGCCGCTCCTTGGGCCACCCTAGGTGAGGCAGGCAGCTCCCAGGTTGTGCCAAGGGACTGGTCGGGCAATGGCAGCTATGTGCCACCTGGCAAGtgaagagggaagaagggaagttTGCAAATAAACCACAGTGGCTAACACAGTGATGTGTGTACCTTGACAGGAGCCATCATCCTAGGAGGTCCATTGGGTTGGGTGTCTGGGAACTCAGGAGTATCAGCCTGCACAAGAGGTCAGAGACTAGAGCAGATAGTGTGACAAAACCCAGGGTCCCGGAGCTCCTCAGACACATCTGTGACTGATGTGACACATCATGCACCTGTCAGTTCAAAGGGCCAGGTGTAAAACAAGGGCGGTGACACTGCCTGAAGAGTGAAGCTGTAGCAACATGAATCCAAGGGTTTGTGTTGCATACCCTTACATGGGGAATAAAAGCACCTGGGGGTGACTGAGGGAGAAAGCCACCAAATCTGCTGAGATGGTGTCAAAGAAAAGCATAGGGAGCCAAATCTGCCTCATTCACATTATATAAATGGAGATAACCTCAGAACCATGGGGCAGAGCTAGATGCATTGGTCAAAATTAGAGCCGGAGTTGAGATCTCATTTAAACTGTGTGAGCAATTCTGGGGCTTGTCACACCCTTTCTATAGCTGCACCATAAGGGTTCTCACCATGCTATATCCAAGACAAAATTTTTTCCACATATTCTTTGCTTGGAGCACCTATGTGAGGTAATGGACCTTTCCCAGCAGAAAGCAATGGCATCACTGGAGAATCTAAGGGAAACCCTGCCTAGAGTGAGGACCTCTCCCATCAGCTTGGGGACAGGAGACCTTGGAAGACAGCATCACCACAGGGCTAGGACATGACCTGCACCTGTGGCACAGGGTAACCAACAGTAAATAGAAGACAACGTGTTTGGGCTGGGAACATTTAGAGAGTGGATCACTGTTTACTCTTGTCTTGATCTTCGTGTAAAAGAACAGGGATTATACACAGGGGATTCCTCTTGGGAAACCAGATGAAATGGGGATGAGAAAGCCAGAAGAGCCGTGGaggataaagaaaaacaaaccaaagccaCAAGATGCCTTACACCATCCTCTATCTGGTAAGACCCTGTAACAACACAAAGTCCATCTTTATTCTGATTGTCATGTACAACAGAAGCATCTTTGTTCTCCTGTCATCTCCTAGAGCACAGGCTGATGCTGTGGGGAGAAGGgtccctctccatccccttGGCAGTCATAAGAATTCTTTTATGTGGGTCACTGCTGACCTGCCTGAGGATGTCTGGCAGCTTTTACCTTCCTGCTTCCACCTCAGCTAAGTTAACTGGTTCAAAAATGACAAACTTTCTTTCCAGCCAAATTATCCTGTCCAAAATTACCAACTTCCTTTccatcaggaaaggaaaaagttcTCTTTGGGCTCTCTGTGTGAAACAGGTTCTTTTCTTAATGGGTAGAGTCTGGGTTTCTTCTCCAAACAACATTTCAGCTTGAAATGTATTACTGCCAAGCACtgctacacaaaaaaaaaaaaaaatgctgcatatCCAAGCTAGAGTGATGGAAATGCAGAGGCTATAGTGATTCCTTCCAGGGGAATATCCTTCCCTCCCTCACTCCCTATATTCTCAGGGGGACAAACAGAGATGTTCATCCATAGCTCTGAGGGTTCCTAGAGCTCGAAGCGCATACTGACATATTCAGGCAGCATTTTAGGGGCATCATTTAAAAccacaccagcagcaccagcaacaTGCACAGCTAAGCACGCTTCCCTCTTAGTTGTAGCAAGGGGGATTGAGCTGTCGTCCTTCCACACCATTTCACCGCAGCAGCACAGCCAAAATATTTGACAGACCCCCGATGAGCCTCCTTTCTAGAGGTGCGATGGCAGAGTGAAATAATGACAGTGATCAGCAAAGAGAAATTGCAGTCAGACAGCTATAACCGCCCCCCGCACACAGACAGgctcacagacacacacacatgcacccTTTAGCTATCAGGAGAAATGCAAGACTTTTTTCCCTGGGCAAAGTGCTGGGAAACTCTCCGGCAGGGCCAGAGCCTGGGTGCCTGGGAGGGGAGGACACTCACCTGGGCTGGAGCACGGAGCTGGGAACAGCGATGGAGAGAGTAGGTGCCCCGCGTCTCCCCTTCACCTTTCAGTCGAGGATGACAAAGCCATGGGTAgtcccagcagggctggggctggaagCCCAGCTGTGTGCTAGGAGGAGAGGGATCTCAcaccctcctcctttcctctcttcaccGAGCTTGGGAAACTTTGCCCGGGTGCGAGGCGAGCCCCGGGCAGTC
This DNA window, taken from Nyctibius grandis isolate bNycGra1 chromosome 8, bNycGra1.pri, whole genome shotgun sequence, encodes the following:
- the TMEM275 gene encoding transmembrane protein 275, which codes for MLSEKSSASSSQKPIQKKTRPQGLPSPALCCACGLCIMLAGINITLVGAFAFGTFLPMNNPPIIIGPILLVVAFTFFGACCICSRRPPAHGARKSKPGSNIGLIKPGNTAFEIETSEHTVQDTTAVQLSPTNSPISSKKSTPVHENAKTCKLFTMEGNGPVAKYTTGGETIQLNLPRDLAAS